The nucleotide sequence CGCCGGCCGTCACGTTGCGCGTGCCTTTCGGCGCGGCCGCCTGGAAGCTCAGCTGCACGTTGGCGACCCCCTTCGCGTCGATCGACGGCGCGAGCCGCACCTGGGTCTGGCGCACCATCGCGCCGTTCTCGTCGCGCGGCAGGTTGTCGGCGTTCGGGCAACCGTCCGGCATCGCGACCGCCCCGCTCGGCGGCACCGACTTCCAGTTGAAGTCGTCCGTCTCGCCCGAGCGGATCTTGCGGGTCTCCTGCGTATTGCCGAAGCTCTTCGAGTCGACCTTGACGGTGTATTCGAGCTGCCCGGTACCGCCGCCCTTCAGGCTGCCCTTGACCGGCGGCGCCGCGAATACGCTCGCGCTGAT is from Burkholderia sp. HI2500 and encodes:
- a CDS encoding DUF6013 family protein, whose amino-acid sequence is MSQRSLSVAATWSVVFAAACISASVFAAPPVKGSLKGGGTGQLEYTVKVDSKSFGNTQETRKIRSGETDDFNWKSVPPSGAVAMPDGCPNADNLPRDENGAMVRQTQVRLAPSIDAKGVANVQLSFQAAAPKGTRNVTAGGKSLQCPDVVSVSQVKWVSIPTNGGSKSVTMSDGSKVTVSIKR